A window from Montipora capricornis isolate CH-2021 chromosome 7, ASM3666992v2, whole genome shotgun sequence encodes these proteins:
- the LOC138057292 gene encoding uncharacterized protein — protein MPKPVNCCVPGGFNNFRNSSGLQYYRIPKDAFLRKEYKRLLRNETLKLNSDNTRICSTHFEGGKKRDRNQLPSIFPWSKPTVERRELKRVNRTEVKIQRKRRKVTNHNTVLHENVRESGMQPACNSILEASEAGFHHCCVSYASVGTQTDEPMDLSEKKFQELYFAVYLCLLIIFAMLHDMKIHVKEKANLKKETLQLRYLMERSCFDINDFKDNPEDISFFTGFADYQTMMLCYDIIKDPAKNLSYGVHERKVFNAQSNSSQLGRPRNLTTFQEFVLVLMKLMLGLFNRDLAHRFRVSLTSVSVIFRTWIRFLRTELQCLIRLPPREVLQLHMPVLFKEYYPQTVLIIDCTEIEMEKPSALDNQSACYSSYKSRTTMKSLIGITPSGATAFVSELFPGSTSDKEITVKSGLLNLLQAGDEIMADKGFLIQDELASVGALLTIPAFLKGRKQFTKEEAEKNKKVACLRVHVERCMERIKNWHILDSQIPITLAPFASDIFIVIAAFTNFLPPLIQ, from the coding sequence ATGCCTAAGCCAGTAAATTGCTGCGTCCCTGGAGGCTTTAACAATTTTAGAAATAGTTCCGGGCTTCAGTATTACAGGATTCCTAAAGATGCTTTTTTACGAAAGGAATACAAACGATTGCTACGAAATGAAACCTTGAAGCTCAATAGCGATAACACAAGAATTTGCTCTACCCACTTTGAAGGGGGGAAAAAACGTGATCGAAATCAGCTCCCTTCTATTTTTCCATGGTCGAAACCAACTGTGGAGCGTCGAGAGCTGAAACGTGTTAATCGAACTGAAGTAAAAATACagagaaagagaaggaaagTCACCAACCACAACACAGTTCTGCATGAGAACGTACGGGAATCTGGAATGCAACCAGCGTGTAACTCGATTCTGGAGGCAAGTGAAGCTGGTTTTCATCACTGTTGTGTATCTTATGCAAGTGTAGGAACTCAGACCGATGAACCAATGGACTTGAGTGAGAAGAAGTTCCAAGAgttatactttgctgtatatctATGTTTATTAATTATATTTGCCATGTTGCATGACATGAAAATACACGTGAAAGAGAAGGCAAACCTAAAGAAAGAGACATTGCAACTCAGATATTTAATGGAACGTTCATGCTTCGACATTAATGATTTCAAAGACAACCCTGAAGATATCTCATTCTTTACAGGTTTTGCAGATTATCAGACTATGATGTTATGTTATGACATTATTAAGGACCCTGCCAAAAACCTAAGTTATGGGGTTCATGAAAGAAAGGTGTTTAATGCCCAGTCAAATTCCAGTCAACTTGGAAGGCCTCGAAATCTAACAACCTTTCAGGAATTTGTGTTAGTGCTTATGAAGCTTATGCTTGGCCTTTTTAACAGGGACTTGGCCCACCGGTTTAGAGTTTCTCTGACGAGTGTGTCTGTAATATTCCGAACATGGATTCGGTTTTTAAGAACAGAGCTACAATGTTTAATTCGCCTACCACCAAGAGAAGTGCTGCAACTTCACATGCCTGTCCTGTTCAAAGAATACTATCCACAAACTGTTCTAATCATTGACTGCACAGAAATAGAAATGGAAAAACCCTCAGCCTTGGACAACCAGTCAGCCTGCTATTCTTCATACAAATCAAGAACAACAATGAAGAGTTTAATTGGCATTACACCAAGTGGAGCAACTGCTTTCGTAAGTGAACTTTTTCCTGGCAGTACTTCAGACAAGGAAATAACTGTTAAAAGTGGACTACTGAATCTCCTTCAGGCAGGGGATGAGATCATGGCAGATAAGGGCTTTTTAATCCAAGATGAACTTGCCTCTGTGGGTGCCCTGTTGACCATACCAGCATTTCTTAAAGGTCGCAAACAGTTTACAAAGGAAGAagcagagaaaaacaaaaaggtggctTGTCTTAGAGTCCATGTCGAGAGATGCATGGAAAGAATAAAGAATTGGCATATTCTTGACTCTCAAATCCCAATAACTTTGGCTCCTTTTGCATCTGATATATTCATTGTTATTGCTGCATTTACAAACTTTTTGCCTCCCTTAATACAATGA